A genomic stretch from Candidatus Limnocylindrales bacterium includes:
- a CDS encoding SUMF1/EgtB/PvdO family nonheme iron enzyme, with protein sequence MLKAFWRNDSLSPDGGGRASTASAVKETDPLRSYMQLERYGLVVTKGDQFRGHPDFQTLFQKALDIIDDRFALVPEGFVSMPTTLMDVPGCPEVDLETEPFLLSRTCVTNAQYQKFVDAGAYEDLELWSEELWPHLISFHDQTGKPGPRFWRGGKHDRAKADHPVVGICCAEAETYARWAGFRLPTEAEWQMAASWRIRSSAHVFRRYPWGDALDTRRCNIWATGLGTTSPVTSFSDGAAPNGVLQLIGNVWEWTSSDLDLTDDNGVPLIGDMLMKAIRGGAFDTYFACQATSTFRTGLACLSRTHNVGFRCVLDAGQPGA encoded by the coding sequence ATGTTGAAAGCGTTCTGGCGCAACGACTCGCTATCGCCCGACGGCGGCGGCCGCGCTTCCACTGCCTCGGCCGTCAAGGAAACCGACCCGCTGCGCTCCTACATGCAGTTGGAGCGCTACGGGCTGGTGGTGACCAAGGGCGACCAGTTCCGCGGTCACCCCGACTTCCAGACGCTGTTCCAGAAGGCTCTCGACATCATCGACGACCGCTTCGCATTGGTGCCCGAAGGGTTCGTTTCGATGCCGACGACGCTGATGGACGTGCCCGGCTGCCCCGAAGTCGATCTGGAGACCGAGCCGTTCCTGCTCTCGCGCACGTGCGTGACCAATGCGCAGTACCAGAAGTTCGTCGATGCCGGCGCCTATGAGGATCTCGAGCTGTGGTCCGAGGAGCTGTGGCCGCATCTGATCAGCTTCCACGACCAGACCGGCAAGCCCGGCCCGCGCTTCTGGCGCGGCGGCAAGCACGACCGCGCCAAGGCGGATCATCCCGTCGTAGGCATCTGCTGCGCCGAAGCCGAGACGTATGCGCGCTGGGCAGGATTTCGTCTGCCGACGGAAGCGGAATGGCAGATGGCGGCGAGCTGGCGCATCCGCAGCTCCGCGCACGTCTTCCGGCGTTATCCGTGGGGCGATGCACTGGACACGAGGCGTTGCAACATCTGGGCGACCGGGCTCGGCACCACCTCTCCCGTGACGTCGTTCTCCGACGGCGCGGCGCCCAATGGCGTGCTGCAGCTCATCGGCAACGTCTGGGAGTGGACGTCGTCCGATCTCGATCTCACCGACGACAATGGCGTGCCGCTGATCGGCGACATGCTGATGAAGGCCATCCGCGGCGGCGCTTTCGACACCTACTTCGCCTGCCAGGCCACGAGCACGTTCCGGACGGGGCTTGCCTGCCTGTCCCGCACACACAACGTCGGCTTCCGCTGCGTCCTGGACGCGGGCCAGCCCGGCGCCTGA
- a CDS encoding cytochrome c, whose protein sequence is MEARIALSFAAIALMSAAVANGADSKLPAGPIHDRHELMERIGGNAKIIGDAMKAGDLSPVPAAADKIKEDAAKALPLFPEGSTHESSRALPAIWEQWPKFEASMKDLEDKAGKLAEAARSGGDVGAASKAMFGNCKSCHDQFRKPDEDEKS, encoded by the coding sequence ATGGAAGCACGCATCGCACTCTCCTTCGCTGCCATCGCGTTGATGTCCGCGGCGGTCGCCAACGGCGCCGACAGCAAGCTGCCCGCGGGGCCCATTCACGATCGCCATGAGCTGATGGAGCGCATCGGCGGCAACGCCAAGATCATCGGCGACGCGATGAAGGCGGGGGATCTGTCGCCGGTGCCGGCCGCTGCCGACAAGATCAAGGAAGATGCCGCCAAGGCGCTGCCGCTGTTTCCCGAAGGCAGCACGCACGAGAGCTCGCGCGCGCTGCCGGCGATCTGGGAGCAGTGGCCGAAATTCGAGGCGTCGATGAAGGATCTCGAGGACAAGGCGGGCAAGCTCGCGGAGGCCGCCCGCTCCGGCGGCGACGTCGGCGCCGCATCCAAGGCGATGTTCGGCAACTGCAAGAGCTGTCACGACCAGTTCCGCAAGCCCGACGAAGACGAGAAGTCGTAG
- a CDS encoding cytochrome c yields MACLFRAPSLAIATAAIAAATFAGELPAHAASAERGRELFAAAGGCGCHTLAGGPVGAGGKKIETPFGTFYGTNITPDPETGIGAWTDQEIDAAIRGGVLRGGAAEAPVMPYYWYSGMSDEDAADLIAYLRTLPAVRRRNRPHENELPLARQAYRAWAWLLAEPAVPAASTPTEGVERGRYLAENVSLCADCHTPRTWLGAVDRSLYMAGTSDGPGGEDIPNITPHATGIADWDEADIAAVLELGMLPDFDNVQGSMAEVVDGVGGGPGYKDMSDADRRAIAAYVRSVAPIGHEVED; encoded by the coding sequence ATGGCCTGCCTGTTTCGCGCCCCGTCCCTGGCGATCGCGACGGCGGCCATCGCCGCCGCCACGTTCGCTGGCGAGCTGCCCGCACACGCGGCATCGGCCGAGCGCGGACGCGAGCTGTTCGCGGCGGCCGGCGGCTGCGGCTGCCACACGCTCGCTGGCGGACCGGTCGGCGCCGGCGGCAAGAAGATCGAGACGCCCTTCGGCACCTTCTACGGCACCAACATCACGCCCGATCCCGAGACCGGCATCGGAGCGTGGACCGACCAGGAGATCGATGCCGCCATCCGCGGCGGCGTTCTGCGCGGCGGCGCGGCCGAAGCGCCGGTCATGCCCTACTACTGGTATTCCGGTATGAGCGATGAGGACGCCGCCGATCTGATCGCCTACCTGCGAACGCTTCCGGCCGTGCGACGGCGCAATCGCCCGCACGAAAACGAGCTGCCGCTGGCGCGCCAGGCCTACCGCGCCTGGGCGTGGCTGCTGGCCGAGCCGGCCGTGCCCGCCGCGAGCACTCCGACCGAGGGCGTCGAGCGCGGTCGCTATCTCGCCGAGAACGTCTCGCTCTGCGCCGACTGCCACACGCCGCGTACCTGGCTCGGTGCCGTCGACCGCTCGCTGTACATGGCCGGCACCAGCGATGGACCCGGCGGCGAGGACATCCCGAACATCACGCCCCATGCCACGGGCATCGCCGACTGGGACGAGGCCGACATCGCCGCAGTGCTGGAGCTCGGCATGCTGCCGGACTTCGACAACGTGCAGGGGTCGATGGCGGAGGTCGTCGATGGCGTCGGCGGCGGTCCCGGCTACAAGGACATGAGCGACGCCGACCGCCGCGCCATCGCCGCGTACGTGCGAAGCGTGGCGCCGATCGGACATGAAGTGGAAGACTGA